The following proteins are co-located in the Apium graveolens cultivar Ventura chromosome 5, ASM990537v1, whole genome shotgun sequence genome:
- the LOC141660016 gene encoding uncharacterized protein LOC141660016 — protein sequence MTGDKSKFLSLIAKEGGLVTLGDSTTVRIVGKGTIGNDKFAINNVRLVDGLKYNLISVSQLTDAGHSVKFDKDVCYIGNKANEFALVAKRKGNIFVLDFDEQQEEICLATIQEQHNLWHRCLGHVHMDLLRKISSHELVRGLPKLKFKKLEPCSACQLGKQTIRSDHGGEFEKDFVTFCKSRGITHEFSAPRTPQQNGVVERKNRTLQETARTLLHENQGISTRSRLHNLCAFCAFVAEFEPKNAQEAVANECWSVAMQEELNQFERCQVWELVSPPSNAKVIGTRWVFKNKKDEDGNIIRNKARLVAQGYNQQEGIDFDETYAPVARLEAIRILMAFAAHKGFKLYQMDVKSAFLNGHLKEEVYLKQPPGFIHEKYPHYVYKLKKSVYGLRQSPRCWYERLSQFLLKNGFTRGLQINQSAAGIFIHQSKYVNDLLKRFALENISAKATPMSTSVKLTKDEQVFVFVLVFNLNRKNLI from the exons ATGACTGGAGATAAATCAAAGTTTCTCTCATTAATCGCTAAAGAGGGaggcttagttactcttggagattccACTACCGTACGTATTGTAGGTAAAGGTACCATAGGTAACGACAAGTTTGCTATTAACaatgttcgtttagttgatggtCTTAAATATAATCTTATTAGCGTAAGTCAGTTAACTGATGCTGGTCATAGTGTTAAGTTTGATAAAGATGTTTGCTATATCGGTAATAAAGctaacgagtttgctttagtaGCCAAAAGAAAGGGAAACATCTttgtgttagattttgatgaacagcaAGAAGAAATCTGTCTAGCTACCATTCAAGAACAACATAATCTTTGGCATAGGTGTCTTGGTCATGTTCACATGGATCTACTTCGAAAGATATCTTCACATGAGTTAGTTCGAGGATTACCAAAGCTGAAATTCAAGAAGTTGGAACCATGTTCAGCTTGCCAGcttggaaaacag actattcgtagtgatcatggaggAGAATTTGAGAAAGATTTCGTGACTTTCTGCAAATCTAGAGGCATTACTCATGAATTCTCTGCCCCACGTACACCTCAACAAAACGGAGTTGTTGAACGCAAGAACAGAACTCTACAGGAAACTGCTCGTACTCTTCTTCATGAAA atcaagggatttctacGCGAAGCAGGCTTCATAActtatgtgcattctgtgcttttgttgctgaattTGAACCGAAAAATGCTCAAGAAGCTGTTGCAAATGAATGTTGGTCGGTTGccatgcaagaagaattgaaccagtTTGAACGATGTCAAGTCTGGGAACTTGTCTCTCCTCCTTCTAATGCAAAAGTCATCggtactcgttgggttttcaagaacaagaagGATGAAGATGGTAACATTATTCGGAATAAAGCTCGCTTGGTGGCTCAAGGATACaatcaacaggaaggaattgatttcGATGAGACATATGCCCCTGTAGCACGTCTCGAAGCTATTCGGATTCTAATGGCATTTGCAGCTCACAAAGGATTCAAgctttatcaaatggatgttaaaagcgCATTTTTAAATGGTCATCTTAAGGAAGAAGTTTATTtgaagcagcctccaggtttcattcatgaaaaatatCCACACTATGTCTACAAGCTCAAAAAGTCTGTttatggattgagacagtcccctcgATGTTGGTATGAGCGTCTCAGTCAGTTTTTGCTAAAGAATGGCTTCACtcgtg GCTTGCAAATTAACCAATCTGCTGCAGGTATTTTCATACATCAAAGTAAGTATGTGAATGATTTGCTTAAGAGATTTGCATTAGAAAATATTTCTGCTAAAGCTACTCCGATGAGTACATCTGTCAAGCTCACTaaagatgaacaag tgtttgtctttgtgctcgttttcaatctcaaccgAAAGAATCTCATCTGA